One Actinomycetospora corticicola genomic window, CGAGCGGGTCGCCGGGGTGCACCTGAACATGGGCAGGGTCCCGCTCGGCACCTTCGCCGACCCCACCCCCACCGAACAGGCCGCCCTCGACGCCGCCGGCGAGCACGCCCGCACCGGACGCGGCTACTCCGGAATCCAGATGACCCGACCGCAGACCCTCGGCTACGGCCTCACCGACTCCCCCGCCGGCCAGGCCACCTGGATCGCCGAGAAGTACCGGGCCTGGACCGACCACGACGGCGACCACGAGACCGCCGTGTCCCGCCGGACGATCCTCGACGAGATCTCCGCGTACTGGTTCACCGCCTCGGCCACGTCGTCGGCGCGGCTGTACTGGGAGAGCTTCGCCGACGTCCGCGTGCCGGTCACCGCGCCGTCCGGGCTGTCGGTCTACCCGCGCGACATCGTCCGCCCCTCCCGCCGCGACGCCGAACAGCGGTTCACCGACCTGCGCTGGTACGCCGAGATGCCCCGCGGCGGCCACTTCGCCGCCCTCGAACAACCGCACTCCCTCGTCGACCAGATCCGCGGCTTCTTCCGCCTCGTCCGGTAGCCGCACCGGACCTTGACCTGGAGCGCGCTCGAACTCCTAGCGTCCCCGCCGTGAGCACTCCCCTGACCGTGGCCGCGGCGACCCCGTGACCTCCCCGCCGTACGGGCGAGGAGCGGACGCCCCGCCCTGGGCGTTCAGCGCCATGTCCCTGTCCCTGCTCGTGCTCGGGGCCGCGGCGGGGGTTCCGGCCCCCTCTACGTCGTCTACCAGCACCGCTACGGGATCACGCCGTCCGGCCTGACCGGGGCCTTCGCGATCTACATCGTGCCGCTGGCTGCGATGCTGCTGGTCTGCGGCCGCCTCTCCGACCACTGCGGGCGGCGCCCGGTCGCCGTCGTGGCGCTGCTCCTCGACGCGGTCGCCTGCGGGGTCTTCACGCAGGTGGACTCGACCGGGGTGCTCCTGCTCGCCCGCAGCATCATGGGTCTGGCCACCGGCCTGGGGCTGACCGCGATCGCCGCGTTCGTCGTCGACCTGGCGCCGTCCCGACGACAGGGCCTGGCCGGGGCGGTGACCGGGGCCGCGGCCCCGGGGGGGGGTCTCGCGACCGGCGCCCTCGTCTCCGGCGCCCTCGTCGCGACGCTCGCCCTGGTCAGTGCCACCGCGGCGCTGCTGCTGCGCCGACGCCGCATGACGACGGTCACACCCGCTCGGGCATGACGAACCCGGCGCCCACCACGTCGTACCGGAGAACCATCCGAACCGGCCGGGCCCGCTCGCGGGCACGACCCCGACCTCGTGCCCCGGTCGTCCCCGGCCGCCACCTCGACGGAGGTGAGCCGCCGCCCATGTCCCCCGACCTCGACACCCTGCGCCTGCGCGCCCTCGCCGTCCCCGGCGTGGCGCGCCTCGCCGACCACCACGACGGGCTCGGACGTCGTTCCGAGTCGCGGAGCGCACTGCGGGTGTTCGACGACCACGTCGACATCGACATCTTCCTGTCCGCCGGGCACGCCGTGACGGAGACGACGACGGCGTTGCGCTCCACCCTGGCCCCGCTCCTCGCGGGACGGGCGGTGCACATCACCGTGGTCGACATCGATACGGCGGGGGCGCTCCCGGCCGAGGCTACGGTGCTGCGGGACGGGGACGACCCCCGTCGCGCGGATCGGGCGCGGCTCGTCGCCCGCGCCGTCCTGGACGGGCTGGGGTCCCTGGAGGCCGACGGTCTCCCGGCCCGCGACCGGGACAGGGTCACCGCCGTCTGCCGGGTCCTGGACGCCTTCGACGTCGACCCCGTCTCCCGGCGCACCCTGCTCCGCCGACTGCGCGGAGTGCTCTCCCGGGCGCACGGTACGACGGGCCGGGTCCTCCTCGACCGCCTGGACGAGCTGGACGACCTGTCGTGACGCCGCCTCGGGTCACGGTCGGGCGTCCGCACCCCGCCCGTGGTGCACGAGACGGATCCGGGTGCCGCCGGGACCGGCCTCGACGGTGACGTCGTCGACGAGGGCACGCATCATCGCCAGCCCGCGGCCGCGGCGCCCCGGATCGGTCGGGGCCGACCGCCACCGTCCGTCGTCGACGACGTCGACCTCGAGCGCGTCGTCGTCGCCGGGCAGACGGTGCGCCGACAGCGTCATCGTCCCGGCGCCCGGCGCGGCCCCGTAGGCGTGGTCGCAGCAGTTCTCCAAGGCCTCCGAGGCCGCCGACACCACGTCGTCGACGGCGTCCCCGTCGAGGTGGTCGCCGCCCAGCCACGCGGCCAGGCGTCGCCGCAGCACGCGGACCTGGCTGCCCTGCGCGGCCGCCGAGACCACCAGCGGGTGTGGCCAGCGCGGGGCGGGACGGGCCTCGTCGTCGGGAATCGTCATCGTCCCGTCGGATGCCTGTCCCGACGGCGGCTCAACCGCCCCGTGCGGGCGACGTCACGTCCCCGAGGCGGTGGCACCACCGCGGTGGACGGCCCGGATCACCACCAGCACGGTGTCGTCGAGGACCGCCCCGTCGGCGTGGACGTCGACCGCGGCGAGCACGGCGTCCGCGGTCGCCGAGGCGTCCCCGGCAGGGTCGCTCGCCCGCACCGCCGCGAGCAGTCCCTCCACCTCGAACTCCCCGCCGCCGGCCGGCCGCGCCTCGGTGACGCCGTCGGTGAACAGCAACAGCCGGTCCCCCAGCCCGAGGATGACCGGCTCCACGGCGACCCGGGCCTCCGGCCGGATCCCCAGCGCCCGGCCACCCGCCGAGAGCGCGCTGACCGTCCCGTCCCGTCGCTGCAACACGGCCGGCGGGTGGCCCGCACTCGCGACGTCGACCTCGAGCCCGTCGTCCTCGCCCCGCGGCCGCATCGAGGCGTAGACGGCGGTGGCGAAACTCGGACGCTGGTCGAACCACACGTGCAGCACCCCGTGCAGGGCCGAGAGCACCGCGCCCGCGTCCTCGTCGGTGTGGCCCACCGCGCGCACGGTCGAGCGGGCCAGCGCGGTGGTGCGGGCGGCCCGCGGCCCCTTCCCGCAGACGTCCCCGACGACGGCGCCCCACCCGGCGGGAGTGGGGATCAGGTCGTAGAAGTCCCCGAGCACCGACCCGCCGGTCCCCGCGCGGAAGCGCGCGGCGACCTCCACGCCCGGGAAGTCCGGGAGGCGGGCGGGCAACAGGCTCTCGCGCAGGGTCGCGGCGTACTCCTCGACCTCCGCCGCGTGCGCCTCCGCCAGCTGCGCGAGCCGCTCGGAGTCGGCCGCGTGCCGGGTGGCCGCCAACCGCCCGGCCTCGGCGTCCGCCAACGCCGTCCGCAGGGCGACCTCGCCCGTCACGGCCTGCGCCAACGTCGTCAGGACCTCGCGTTCGTGGGGCGACCACCGACGCGGATCCACGTCGAGAGCGCCCAGCACACCGATCACGACCCCGGACGCGTCGTGCACCGGCAGCCCGGCCCACGCCCGGATGCCGCCGGCGACCGGTCTCCCGGGATCACCCGCGTCCTCGGTGAACACCGCGTCGCCGACGGCGAGGACCGCCTCGCAGAGGGCGCGACCGACGGCATCGTCCGTCGACGGGCGCCCGGACGCGGCCCCGTGCTCGTCCTGGCGGCTGCGGACGAGGACCCGTCCGTCCTCGACGAGCCAGAGCACCCCCGCGGCGGCGCCGGTGAGCGAGGCCGTCAGGCGGGCGAGCCGGGCGAGGGCCGCATCGGCGTCGGCGTCGAGCAGTCGTGCCCGTGTGATCGCGTTGCTGGAGGTACCTCCGCGCACGCCGCCCCTTCCCCGGACGCCGGCGACCTCGTCGCCGGACGTGTCGGGACGATCCTACGGAGCGCCGGGGACGGTGGCACACCGTTCACGGGGCAGCCGCCCGGCAGCGGCACACTGGGATCGGTGACCACCACCCACGACTTCAGCGTCTCGGACGCGACGGGCGAGACGACGTCCCTCGGGCAGTACGCCGGGCGGGTCCTGCTCATCGTCAACGTCGCGAGCAAGTGCGGACTGACCCCGCAGTACGAGGGCCTCGAGGCCCTCCACCACACCTACCACGAGCGTGGGCTGACGATCCTCGGCTTCCCCTGCAACCAGTTCATGGGCCAGGAGCCGGGCACCGACGCCGAGATCCAGGAGTTCTGCCGGGTCAGCTACGACGTCACCTTCCCCGTGCTCGCGAAGGTCGACGTGAACGGTCCCGACGCCGAGCCGCTCTTCGCCTTCCTGCGCGCCGAGGCGCCCGGGGACTTCGGCCCCGCCTACGGGGAGTTCCACGAGGCCATCAGTCGCCTGCAGCCCGACGTCGCACCCGGCGACGTCGCGTGGAACTTCACCAAGTTCCTCGTCGACCGCGACGGCGGGGTCGTCCGACGCTACGAGCCGCCGGTGCCGCCCGGGGACATCGCGGCGGACCTCGAGCAGCTGCTCTGACGCACGCCCGGCCTCTGCTCGGAGCGCGGTCCGGTCGGCGGTCGCGACCGACTGTCGGGCCCGATGGCGTCTACCGCACCATGGTCGCGGCCCGTTCGACCCGACCGGGCCCGCCGGCACCCGCCCGGATCGCGCCCAGGAGGACACCGTGGACGTCGAGCAGTGGCTGGCCCTCCCGCCCCTCGCGGTCTACCTGGTCGTCGGGGTCGTCGTCGGGGTCGAGAGCCTCGGCGTCCCGCTGCCGGGCGAGATCGTCCTAGTCGGCGCCGCCCTGCTGTCCTCCCGACCCGACCTGGGGATCTCGCCGGTCTGGGTCGCGCTCTCCGCGCTGATCGGTGCCGTGGTCGGGGACTCGATCGGCTACGCCCTCGGGCGCCGCTACGGCCGCACCCTGCTCGCCTGGCTCTCCCGCCGGTTCCCCCGCCACTTCGGACCCGCCCACCTCGCCATGGCCGAACGGGCCTTCGCCCGCTGGGGCATGCTCACCGTCGTCGTCGGCCGCTTCATCGCGATCCTGCGCATCTTCGCCGGGCCGCTCGCCGGCGTGCTGGGGATGCCCTACCGCCGGTTCCTCGCCGCGAACGTGCTCGGCGGGCTGCTCTGGACGGTCGGGACGACCACCGCGGTCTACTTCCTCGGCATCGTCGCGGAGCAGTGGCTCCAGCGCTTCTCCTACCTCGGACTGGCCGTCGCCCTCGTCGTCGGGCTCCTCGCCGCCCGTGTCGTCCGCCGACGGCTCACCGCGGCGCTCGCCGAGGACGGCGACCACCCGACGGGTCGGCCCGCGGCGGAGAGTTGAGAGTCATCCCGACGACGGGTCCGGGTGGCGGACCGGCATCGGGCCACTCCAGCCGCGGCGGATCGCGAGGACCCGCACGGCCGTGCAGAGCACGGCACCCGGGACCGCCGCGGCCGCGCCGGACCAGCCGATCACCGACGCGACGACCACCACCAGCGACCCGAGCAGGGCGGGGAACACGTAGATCTCCTGCGTCAACACGACCGGTTTGCGGTTCACCAGCACGTCGCGCAGCACGCCGCCCCCGATGCCCGTGAGCACGCCGAGCAGGACACCGGTCATGGGCGGGACCCCGAGGTGGACGGCCTTGAGGGCCCCGGCCACCGAGAAGAGCCCGAGCCACACGGCATCCGCGAGGTCGATGGCGCTCTCGACCCGGCTCAGCAGCGGGTGGAAGTGCTGCACGAGCAGGGCGGGCGCCAGCCCGGCCGTCAGGTAGCGCCAGTCGGTCAGGGCCGCCGGCGGGACGGCACCCAGGAGCACGTCCCGCGTCAGGGCGCCACCGATCCCCGTGACCAGGCCCAGCAGCAGGCACCCCATGTAGTGCATGCGGAACCGCACGGCGGTGAGCGCGCCGGCCGCCGCCCCGACGGCGATGCCGATGAGGTCGAGGAGCACCTGGACGGTCACGGTTCCGGGCACGCAGCACCTCCTATCGACGGGTGCCGGAGCCGGGTCACGGGGTCGGTGGTGCGCAGTACAGGCCGGGAGTGCATCTCGCCGGGTCGAACGGCGTCGTCGAGGTGGTCGGGCGGGGCGGCGCCGGCCGCGAACTCCCGGTAGGTGCGGACGTTCCCGAGCCGCGGCTCCGCTCCTCCTCGCGGCGGCGTTCCTCCTCCCCGGCGCTCCCTGTCGCACCGGCCGGCGCGCTGACCGAAGTCGGCGGAGGTGGCGGAGGTGGCGTGTCGTCGCCGCACGCGGAGAGGACGACGCCACTGAGCACCAGGCCGAGGACGAGGAGGGTGGTGTCGGGCAGGCGGAAACGCACGGCATCGCTCCGAGTCTCGCGGGTGGAGGTGCCCCGGCCGCTCCGGGACGCCGTCACGCTGGCACCGGAGCTGCCAACGAAGCTCCAACGCCCGCAACACCGACCAGCGGAATTGGAGCGCGGTTGGAGCCGGACACGAGACGGTGCGGTGCGACCGTCGACCCTCGGCCCGGCGGACGGAGCAGTGCGACGAGATCCGATTCCCCCGGTTCGCCGACGCCCTGACGGGCAGCGGTGTGCTGGACTTCATCACTTGTCCGGGTGTTCCGACCCCGAGTGCCGTGGGGAATCGTGAGATCCGACCGTGCCGAGGGGGCGCGCGTGCCGTCCAGTTCCGACCCCGTCGGGCCGGTTCCACTGTTCCGGGACCTCGGTGACCTGCGCGTCGAGGTCAACGGCCGCGAACGAGGTCCCGGGGGCCGTCGCCCCGCGGCCCTGCTGGCTGCCCTGCTCGTGCACGTGAACGAGCGGGTCCCGGTCGACCTCCTCAGTGCGGCCGTCTGGCCCGACGGCTCGCCCCGGTCCACCTCGACGCTGGAGTCGCACCTCTGGCGGCTCCGCCAGGTCCTCGAGCCCGCCCGCGAGCCCGGCCGGGCGTCGACCGTCCTGCGCACGGAGCCCGGCGGGTACCGCCTCGTCGTCGACACCGGCCAGGTCGACTCGCTGCTGTTCGCGGAGCTGGCGCGGGACACCGACCGCCGGCTCGCGGCCGGGCGGGCGGACGAG contains:
- a CDS encoding MFS transporter codes for the protein MGVQRHVPVPARARGRGGGSGPLYVVYQHRYGITPSGLTGAFAIYIVPLAAMLLVCGRLSDHCGRRPVAVVALLLDAVACGVFTQVDSTGVLLLARSIMGLATGLGLTAIAAFVVDLAPSRRQGLAGAVTGAAAPGGGLATGALVSGALVATLALVSATAALLLRRRRMTTVTPARA
- a CDS encoding ATP-binding protein; translation: MTIPDDEARPAPRWPHPLVVSAAAQGSQVRVLRRRLAAWLGGDHLDGDAVDDVVSAASEALENCCDHAYGAAPGAGTMTLSAHRLPGDDDALEVDVVDDGRWRSAPTDPGRRGRGLAMMRALVDDVTVEAGPGGTRIRLVHHGRGADARP
- a CDS encoding SpoIIE family protein phosphatase, coding for MRGGTSSNAITRARLLDADADAALARLARLTASLTGAAAGVLWLVEDGRVLVRSRQDEHGAASGRPSTDDAVGRALCEAVLAVGDAVFTEDAGDPGRPVAGGIRAWAGLPVHDASGVVIGVLGALDVDPRRWSPHEREVLTTLAQAVTGEVALRTALADAEAGRLAATRHAADSERLAQLAEAHAAEVEEYAATLRESLLPARLPDFPGVEVAARFRAGTGGSVLGDFYDLIPTPAGWGAVVGDVCGKGPRAARTTALARSTVRAVGHTDEDAGAVLSALHGVLHVWFDQRPSFATAVYASMRPRGEDDGLEVDVASAGHPPAVLQRRDGTVSALSAGGRALGIRPEARVAVEPVILGLGDRLLLFTDGVTEARPAGGGEFEVEGLLAAVRASDPAGDASATADAVLAAVDVHADGAVLDDTVLVVIRAVHRGGATASGT
- a CDS encoding glutathione peroxidase, which codes for MTTTHDFSVSDATGETTSLGQYAGRVLLIVNVASKCGLTPQYEGLEALHHTYHERGLTILGFPCNQFMGQEPGTDAEIQEFCRVSYDVTFPVLAKVDVNGPDAEPLFAFLRAEAPGDFGPAYGEFHEAISRLQPDVAPGDVAWNFTKFLVDRDGGVVRRYEPPVPPGDIAADLEQLL
- a CDS encoding VTT domain-containing protein, which translates into the protein MDVEQWLALPPLAVYLVVGVVVGVESLGVPLPGEIVLVGAALLSSRPDLGISPVWVALSALIGAVVGDSIGYALGRRYGRTLLAWLSRRFPRHFGPAHLAMAERAFARWGMLTVVVGRFIAILRIFAGPLAGVLGMPYRRFLAANVLGGLLWTVGTTTAVYFLGIVAEQWLQRFSYLGLAVALVVGLLAARVVRRRLTAALAEDGDHPTGRPAAES
- a CDS encoding TRIC cation channel family protein; translation: MPGTVTVQVLLDLIGIAVGAAAGALTAVRFRMHYMGCLLLGLVTGIGGALTRDVLLGAVPPAALTDWRYLTAGLAPALLVQHFHPLLSRVESAIDLADAVWLGLFSVAGALKAVHLGVPPMTGVLLGVLTGIGGGVLRDVLVNRKPVVLTQEIYVFPALLGSLVVVVASVIGWSGAAAAVPGAVLCTAVRVLAIRRGWSGPMPVRHPDPSSG